GCGGATACATGGACGAGGCCAGATCTGGTCATCGGAAATTTACGATTTCTTCAATTTCCTTTACACGCGCCGGCGGCGTTAACCATTTGTTAACCATTTCTCGTTAACCAATTGTTAAGAACGATGGATCGGCGCCCAGGGCAAACAGGCGGCGCCGAATGCATGACGCCCCCTGTCGTTACCGGTCCCCGCCTCACTCCGGCATGTCCCCGACAATCTCCTTTTCAGGGCAAGTGCCAATGACCAGCATTTTGACCAACTCCGCCGCCATGGCAGCGCTGCAGACCTTGCGCAGCATCGACAACGGCCTCGAAACCACCCAGGCGCGCGTTTCCTCGGGCCTGCGGGTCGAGAACGCCTCCGACAACGCCGCCTATTGGTCGATCGCGACCACGATGCGCTCCGACAATCGGGCGCTTTCCACGGTGGCCGACGCGCTCGGCCTCGGCGCCGCGAAGGTCGACACCGCCTATGCCGCGATGGAAAGCGCGATCGAGACGGTGAAGGAGATCAAAGCCAAGCTCGTCGCCGCCTATGGCGTCGGCACCGACCGCGCCAAGATCCAGGAAGAGATCACCCAGCTCCAGAACCAGCTCCGCAGTATTTCCGAATCCGCCTCCTTCTCCGGCGAGAACTGGCTGCAGGGCGTCATCAGCAACGGCGCCACGCCGCCCGTCGAGCGGCCGATCACCAAGCAGGTCGTCGCCTCCTTCATCCGCACCTCCTCCGGGCAGGTCGCCGTCACGACGGTGGACTATCCGCTCGATTCCAAAACCGTTCTCTTCGACCAAAGCGGCGGCAAGTTCGGTGTCCTCGACAAGGAGGCCGGCTTCCTTTCGGAGAAGGAGGTTGCCGTCTCCATCGAGGAAACGGACGGTGCAGGGGATGTCGCGACCAAGAAATATGCCGTCGCCAGCTACACCAATGCGGACCTCGCCGTGAAGGGGCCGACGACGGGGAGCGATCCGCGCGTCTACGAGGTATCCGGCGAATTCTATCTGAAGATTGCCGACGATAGCTGGGTCGAGGTCACGACGACCGATCCGAGCATCGGGGGCGGCACCACGACCGCGGCCTACGACAACGGCACGCCCTATTATGCGGTCGCCACTGCCGCAAACGACATGGACAGCCGCTCCCTCGGCTTCTCCGTCGCCACGCTCGACATCAACAAGCTGCTCGATCTCGCCACCACGATGGGCGGTATGACGGGCCAGACCTATGTCGAGGTCGATGTGCTCGACGTGATGACGCGCTTCGTGGACCAGCAGCTCCTCGCCATGACGAGCGCGGCCTCCTCGCTCGGCTCCATCCAGAGCCGTATCGGCCTGCAGGAGGATTTCGTCGCCACGCTTGTCGACGTGATCGACAAGGGTATCGGCCGCCTGGTCGATGCGGACATGAACGAGGAATCCACGCGCCTCAAGGCGCTGCAGACCCAGCAGCAGCTCGGCATCCAGTCGCTCTCGATCGCCAATTCGAGCGCCGAGAACATTCTCCAGCTCTTCCGCCAGTAAGGGTGGGAGGCTTCGATCCGCCCGGCCGTGGTCATCGGCCGGGTGGGCGGTTGGGCCGCGCGATTGCCCTGGCGCGGCCCAACACCCTTCATCTTCATCCTCGCACAAGTTTGAACCCCTAGGTTCGGTGGCACGATCAGGAAGATTGTGCGCCCTCCGCCTCCCGGCGGGGCGCGGTGTCCGAGGAGACAGGTCAGCGGTGTTGTCAGGCAAGAGTGTCCCCATGAGCGAGCGTCGAAGCGGTCCGCGGCTGTCCCGCCGGGCCTTCGTTCCGTTCGTCCGGCAGGAAGCGATGGCATGAGCACCCATCTCGCCCGCTACCTCAAGGATTTCAGCACGCCGCGTGCGCCTGCGCCGGTCTTCCAGCCGCCGAGCTTCGCGCAGGAGAGTATGCCGGCCATGGCCGAACCCCTTGCCTTGCTGCCTGCCCTGCCGGCGGTGGATGTGGAGGCCGAAAGGGCCGCGGCGCTGGCGGAAGGCCGGGCAGAGGCCGAAGCCGAGCTTCAGGCGAAGCACGAGGCCACCCTTGCCGCCCTGAAGGAAGCCCACAAGGCCGAACTCGAGGCATTGAAGGCGCGCTACGAACAGGACTACGCGGCGGCGCTCGCCGAACGGTTCTCCGCGCTGACGGGTGAGGTGGCCGATCAGGTCGCCGCGCAGACGGCGCAGGTTCTTGCCCCCGTCATGAGCCAGGTCCTGACCAAGGGCGCGGTCGCCGACCTCGCGCGCCTGGTCGCCGAAGGCCTGAAGGACGGCGAGGGCATGACGATTACGGTGAAGGGGCCGTTGAACCTCTTCGAGCAGTTGAAGTCGCACTTCGAGGACCCCATGCCGGTGTTCCGGCATGTCGAGGTGCAGGATGTCGATCTGACGGTGGAATTCGGCGACGCCGTCCTGGTAACGCGGATGGCGGCCTGGGCTGACACCGTACGCAAGGTGCTTGCATGAGCGAAGGCGAAAATCACCACCACGGCAAGAACGAGATCATCATCGTCAAGCGACATGGCGATCACGAGGGCGATCACCATGCGGCCGCCTGGAAGATCGCCTATGCCGACTTCATGACGGCCATGATGGCGTTCTTCCTCGTCATGTGGCTCGTCAATGCCGCCAACG
This DNA window, taken from Shinella zoogloeoides, encodes the following:
- a CDS encoding flagellin — protein: MTSILTNSAAMAALQTLRSIDNGLETTQARVSSGLRVENASDNAAYWSIATTMRSDNRALSTVADALGLGAAKVDTAYAAMESAIETVKEIKAKLVAAYGVGTDRAKIQEEITQLQNQLRSISESASFSGENWLQGVISNGATPPVERPITKQVVASFIRTSSGQVAVTTVDYPLDSKTVLFDQSGGKFGVLDKEAGFLSEKEVAVSIEETDGAGDVATKKYAVASYTNADLAVKGPTTGSDPRVYEVSGEFYLKIADDSWVEVTTTDPSIGGGTTTAAYDNGTPYYAVATAANDMDSRSLGFSVATLDINKLLDLATTMGGMTGQTYVEVDVLDVMTRFVDQQLLAMTSAASSLGSIQSRIGLQEDFVATLVDVIDKGIGRLVDADMNEESTRLKALQTQQQLGIQSLSIANSSAENILQLFRQ